The Biomphalaria glabrata chromosome 7, xgBioGlab47.1, whole genome shotgun sequence region gagagagtgagagagagagagagagagtgagagagagagagagagagtgagagagagagagtgagagagagagagagagagtgagagagatagtgagggagagagagagagagagtgagagagatagtgagagagagagagtgagagagagagagagagagtgagagagatagtgagtgagagagagagagagagagagagagaatacgaAACAGATGGAGggaggctgcctggtcgtgcggtatgcgcgctggactgtcgttctgtTGTCTCGATGTTCTCGGCTTCATGCCCTCCTCGCTGCCATCTCACCGTCGTGCTGATGGAGGCTTGagctaggaagtagattatcttcaacttaaggaacatccgaaacatgtcaaacattttacaaacataaataaaaattgttaaatgACAAATGAAGTCAAAATTGAAACCGACATTTCTTTGAGTCTGTCAATTACGTCccgattacaaaaaaaaaaaaaaagaacgcctattatagtaaaaacaaaaccaacgattattttttttttactcagaaCCGGAACACAACAGAGTCAACTTGTCAACGTATGTAGATAAAAGTCGGGACTAGCGAAACTTGCACTTGTGGAACATCATCATAGAATACTGACCACGCCCTTCCAAACTGCATATTatatcaagagacccgaacaagactctggccccaaaactttcctatagaacaaaaactatacggagaactgcctgatctggacacCACTGCGCTGTTCGTCTCAGATGTAGAATTACTGATCTTAAACCTCCGAcatataaaatgaaaacgaagaaaaacaaattaattatgttttgttcCGTGTAATTACTGATGTAGGTCAGAAGGTTCAATGGATACGGACCAAATTTGCAATGCTTGGATATCATGGAATTAATAAAAAGTTGACTTTAAAAGATGCTCtaaacatatttgtttctaCAAATCGTAATTTGTTTTTCAGTTTAAATAAATCCGACAACAAAAGAAATGTCTCAGTTGAAGATTCCTGATACAGAACTGTTACACTACTCCAGTCCAGTGTCAGCCCAAGTCGACAAATTAATAGAGGTTTGTGGAGCTTATCTAATATCTAGCATTACTTGGGAACATTGTGGCACTGAGTGAAACAAAGGGAAGAAATAATACATAATACGCTGAACATTGACTTACATAACGAAACCTTGAGAAATTATCATTAAAAatctttaattaaaagaaaataattcttTTCAATAACATACTAAAGACACCAATTTACAATTATTAAGACATGAAatagattaaagaaaaaaaatgccgtTCTCATTACCATTTCTTCAAAAGATATCATTGTTACGCTCATGTACAAATCTATTACGTACGAAGTAAAGTACATCTCTCGGACATTATAAACACATTCAGACCATAGAGAATTCTAATATGGTAATATAAAtagtcttacaaaataaataaaaagatagtgTAAAATAGACTACCGGATCTAGTTATATAGTATTGAGATTGTCCAGATTGTGTACTAACAAATGTGTATACATTGTTGTAAATTAATTCTTGCAGCCCAGTTAACGATTTCTACAAAACGttcataaaatgtatttatttaataaactctTTATCTGATAcatactatcttatcttatataatacatatacatataatacAGTAAATGCAGAAATTCCTTGTGAAGtgtgttcaaaataaaaagtcGTAAgccacattttattttatgtttgaaaaaCTAAAACGGCCAAATAGAGTTTTCCATCTGTTGCCAATTAGCCCTTTTCTTTTTACCAAATAATATAAATGAACTGTCAAATTATTAAGAAAATGGTTAGAGCCTTTTTTCGAGATAGGTGTCTAAGTTTTAGGTTTACCCATGAAGAATGTGCAAACTGATTGGAGGAATTGTGAAAAACTATTCAGAAAGACATAAtgatacatttcttatttcaaacTTTTATGTGTGGAGTCCCCCTAAACGAGAAGAATTTCGTTTGCGTGCTGTAGGCTTTCATAATAATGTCGAAGGCGGGGTTattgtaatgaaaaagaaatattatacaatgtttatatttattttgcatAAATATGCTTTGAAATCCAAAGTCAtgaattaaatgttcattaaagCTAATCAGTTTTatctcattattttttaaaattgtttatttttcatagGTAATTTTTAAGTATTGTGTATACTTGTAAAGGTTCTTTCTGAAGATTGTATCGAAGAGGCAGCAGAGGGCTCTGTAAAACCTCCAATAGCGGCGAAAAGCGTTTTCCTGCAGTCAGAGCTCCCGAACTGACTTGTTctcatcattgaaaaagcgcgtctaaaaaaggttaaatttttaaaaagttttggcAGGCCAATATTAAAGCGTCCTTGCAATAGAGCACACAATTCATTCTAGAAATATATTGCATTTCAAATTATGTCTAATCAAAAAGAGGAGagaagtctctaattaacatataCAACTAGACGAAGAAGCgtagaacattttattttattgatggaGCGTCAAAATTTAATGCAAAGACATAACAGTTAtgcatagatctacatatatatatatatatatatatatatatatatatatatatatatatatatatatatatatatatatatatatatatatatattgtgaagATTGAGTTATTTAAACTGTGACAAATTACTAAAAGTAATAATAGATTTAAACGATCTACGTAGAATAATTAGGAATAATAAGAAAGATTGAAAAgcttaaagtaaaaaacaaagcacaaataataataattatttaagtgttttttttaaataaatttgatataCAATAAAGAATATAACCCTTGCGGATTTCTTTTATTGATCTATCGTAGTTTTATTGATCATAATCATCTAATATTTAATACaacctttttttctgtttcttccaAAAAGATAGATAGTGACACAAATGATGTCCCGTACAATGCACCGTTGGCTCAGTTACCAGACTCTGACGAGGACGAATACCACTCGTTGCATTTACCGCTGCGTTATTGTGAAAGTCAAGAACCATTACTTTTGAGTGACCAACAAGATCATACACAGTTATCTCAGCATGTAATATGCATAACTTATCACAGtgcttttcaaacttttttgcttaactctttctttcttaattAACGATACCATTATTGacttgacctcattaaattaaattaatttctcctttcataaaatttaatttgtgttatataaaaagaacacgcactctcctataattctataccaaaagaaatgttttctgattacaaacaaatatgttattgaagttttataacagggtagaatgtacaaatgtggaAAATGCAGGCCTAGCGGGACACGAGAtgtccgcggaacacagttcgGGAAACACTGACCATACACATTAAAAAGCTAAATGAAAAAAGTATGCAATTATTACTCTGTTAGatcctaccgcgccgttcggctcgTGGGAAGCAACCTCTCTCAACAGAAATCAGTTTAGACAGCTTCTTCCCAGCTAGTGCCTACAGATCATTGGTCTTCTAAGAAAGTGCGACGCCATGTTGCGTGTGAATGACCTTGTTTTGGCTCTTCTCTTTTCGGCCTCTATGCTATGACTGGCTTGAGTAAAATTGTTTCTTCTTGTCTAAGGATATGTTCTGCGAATACCACACTATGTTCGGTCAGTACTTTGCCCGTGCAGAAGAGATTGTTCTATTTGGGACATGATCTCAGTATGTTATTCCAAGGATCCTTCTGAGTCATCACTGCTGGGCCACGCTTTGCCTCTTTCTGACCATCGTGGACTACTTCCGTTCTAGTTTCATGTCTCGCAagcaatgattatattgagtggATTGAGGAGGGTGGGTCTTGGTTCATTGATTTGTTTGGTCAGATAGACTGTAGTTTTTCCCTATCCGTAATTCAacatctatcaatcaatcaatcaatcaatctttctatctatctatctatcaatctatctatctatctatctatctatctatctatctatctatctatctatctatctatctagttcTCTCTTATtttacttcaaaaataaaatattcttattGCCTTTCAGATAGAACCGAGCCCTCATGTTAAAAGTTACTTGATCTGTAGCATCATTGCCTGCGTGTTCTGCTTCTGTCCTTTAGGACTTTTTGCTGTCCTATACTCATTAATAGTAGGTACCTATGTATGTCCTATAAGTAATAATAGGTACCTATGTATATCCTATACTCAATAATAGTAGGTACCTATGTAGGACCTATACTCAGTAATAGTAGGTACCTATGTaggaccatgggcgtagccaggggggggttcttggggttcaaaccccccccgaaatgaaatcctcccccccccccattggggggggggagtcggaatttagtgactgattttttgctttgattttgtttattttaggtgagattttaatactaaaccatcacttgccctagcacaaccaaaggagttttga contains the following coding sequences:
- the LOC129927178 gene encoding uncharacterized protein LOC129927178 isoform X1 — protein: MSQLKIPDTELLHYSSPVSAQVDKLIEIDSDTNDVPYNAPLAQLPDSDEDEYHSLHLPLRYCESQEPLLLSDQQDHTQLSQHIEPSPHVKSYLICSIIACVFCFCPLGLFAVLYSLIANKYARKGDLLAAKYSAKKAVRLVIASVVVGTTLITIVIILTMTSVQISFQ
- the LOC129927178 gene encoding uncharacterized protein LOC129927178 isoform X2 translates to MSQLKIPDTELLHYSSPVSAQVDKLIEIDSDTNDVPYNAPLAQLPDSDEDEYHSLHLPLRYCESQEPLLLSDQQDHTQLSQHANKYARKGDLLAAKYSAKKAVRLVIASVVVGTTLITIVIILTMTSVQISFQ